A region of Camelus dromedarius isolate mCamDro1 chromosome 22, mCamDro1.pat, whole genome shotgun sequence DNA encodes the following proteins:
- the CDKN2AIP gene encoding CDKN2A-interacting protein isoform X1 → MAQEVSEYLSQNPRVAAWVEALRCDGETDKHWRHRREFLLRNAGDLAPAAGGAASANQEEAADAGSGTRNRQLQQLISFSMAWANHVFLGCRYPQKVMDKILSMAEGIKVTDAPIHTTRDELVAKVKKRGISSSNEGVEEPTKKRAIEGKGNSAVEQDHAKIPAKTDRTSSQQENSSAGSGSSTKSESGGNSSRSSGTPSQNSSTSDGDRSVSSQSSSSTSSQVTTVGPGKAESEAPDKHGSASFVSSLLKSSVNSHVTQSTDSRQQSGSPKKSALEGPSVLVSQSISEIEVPLLGSSGSSEVELPLLSSKPSSETASSGLTSKTSSEASVSSSVSKNSSSSGTSLLTPKSSTSTNTSMLTSKSTSQVAASLLASKSSSQTSGALISKSTSTAGVSQLASKSSSQTSTSQLPSKSATQSSESSVKFSCCKLTNEDVKQKQPFFNRLYKTVAWKLVAVGGFSPSVNHGELLNAAIEALKATLDVFFVPLKELADLPQNKSSQESIVCELRCKSVYLGTGCGKSKENAKAVASREALKLFLKKKVVVKICKRKYRGSEIEDLVLLDEESRPVNLPPALKHPQELL, encoded by the exons ATGGCGCAGGAGGTGTCGGAGTACCTGAGCCAGAACCCGCGGGTGGCCGCCTGGGTGGAGGCGCTGCGCTGCGACGGCGAGACCGACAAACACTGGCGCCACCGCAGGGAGTTCCTGCTCCGCAACGCCGGGGACTTGGCCCCCGCCGCCGGCGGCGCTGCCTCCGCTAACCAGGAGGAAGCCGCCGACGCCGGGAGCGGGACCCGCAATCGGCAGCTGCAGCAGCTCATCTCCTTTTCCATGGCCTGGGCCAACCACGTCTTCCTCGGGTGCCG gtatccCCAAAAAGTTATGGATAAAATACTTAGTATGGCTGAAGGCATCAAAGTGACAGATGCTCCAATCCATACAACAAGAGACGAACTGGTTGCCAAGGTGAAGAAAAGAGGGATATCGAGTAGCAATG aagggGTAGAAGAACCAACGAAAAAACGAGCCATAGAAGGAAAAGGCAATTCTGCAGTTGAGCAAGATCATGCAAAAATTCCTGCCAAAACAGACCGCACATCATCTCAGCAGGAAAACAGCTCAGCGGGTTCGGGGTCATCTACCAAGTCAGAGAGTGGTGGGAACTCGAGTCGGAGCTCTGGCACCCCGAGTCAGAATAGCTCCACAAGTGATGGAGACCGATCTGTTTCCAgccaaagcagcagcagcacttcCTCTCAGGTAACAACGGTAGGTCCCGGAAAAGCTGAATCGGAAGCTCCAGATAAACATGGTTCAGCGTCGTTTGTTTCTTCATTGTTGAAGTCCAGTGTGAATAGTCACGTGACCCAGTCCACTGATTCCAGACAACAGAGTGGCTCACCGAAAAAGAGTGCTTTGGAAGGCCCTTCAGTCTTAGTTTCTCAGAGCATCTCAGAGATCGAGGTGCCCTTGTTGGGCTCCTCAGGAAGCTCAGAAGTAGAGCTGCCACTGTTGTCTTCCAAACCTAGTTCAGAGACAGCTTCAAGTGGGTTAACTTCCAAAACTAGTTCAGAGGCAAGTGTTTCATCATCGGTTTCTAAAAACAGTTCCTCATCAGGCACATCTTTACTAACTCCCAAGAGCAGCACCTCAACAAACACATCGATGCTGACTTCCAAAAGCACTTCGCAGGTCGCTGCATCGCTGTTAGCTTCCAAGAGCAGCTCCCAGACCAGTGGCGCTCTCATTTCTAAGAGCACTTCCACAGCAGGTGTGTCCCAGCTGGCTTCTAAGAGTAGTTCTCAGACTAGCACGTCACAGTTGCCTTCTAAAAGTGCTACACAGTCAAGTGAGAGTTCTGTCAAATTCTCTTGCTGCAAGTTAACCAATGAAGATGTGAAACAGAAGCAACCTTTTTTCAATAGACTGTATAAAACGGTGGCGTGGAAGTTGGTGGCCGTTGGTGGCTTTAGTCCCAGTGTGAATCATGGAGAGCTCCTAAATGCAGCTATTGAGGCCCTGAAAGCAACACTGGATGTGTTTTTTGTCCCACTGAAAGAACTGGCAGATCTGCCTCAAAATAAAAGCTCTCAAGAAAGTATTGTTTGTGAATTGAGGTGTAAGTCTGTGTATTTGGGCACTGGCtgtggaaaaagcaaagaaaacgcAAAAGCAGTTGCATCAAGAGAAGCATTGAAGTTATTTCTCAAGAAAAAGGTGGTGGTAAAAATCTGTAAAAGGAAATACAGAGGCAGTGAAATAGAAGACCTAGTACTCCTCGACGAAGAGTCAAGGCCTGTAAACTTACCTCCAGCATTAAAACATCCTCAAGAATTACTGTAA
- the CDKN2AIP gene encoding CDKN2A-interacting protein isoform X2: MAQEVSEYLSQNPRVAAWVEALRCDGETDKHWRHRREFLLRNAGDLAPAAGGAASANQEEAADAGSGTRNRQLQQLISFSMAWANHVFLGCRYPQKVMDKILSMAEGIKVTDAPIHTTRDELVAKKG; encoded by the exons ATGGCGCAGGAGGTGTCGGAGTACCTGAGCCAGAACCCGCGGGTGGCCGCCTGGGTGGAGGCGCTGCGCTGCGACGGCGAGACCGACAAACACTGGCGCCACCGCAGGGAGTTCCTGCTCCGCAACGCCGGGGACTTGGCCCCCGCCGCCGGCGGCGCTGCCTCCGCTAACCAGGAGGAAGCCGCCGACGCCGGGAGCGGGACCCGCAATCGGCAGCTGCAGCAGCTCATCTCCTTTTCCATGGCCTGGGCCAACCACGTCTTCCTCGGGTGCCG gtatccCCAAAAAGTTATGGATAAAATACTTAGTATGGCTGAAGGCATCAAAGTGACAGATGCTCCAATCCATACAACAAGAGACGAACTGGTTGCCAAG aagggGTAG